In Micromonospora sp. WMMA1363, a genomic segment contains:
- the rpsT gene encoding 30S ribosomal protein S20, protein MANIKSQIKRNRQNEKRRLRNKSVKSSLKTAIRKFHEAAEAGDVEKATTLMRDASRKLDKAVSKGVIHTNQAANRKSAIAKRVASFSA, encoded by the coding sequence GTGGCGAACATCAAGTCCCAGATCAAGCGCAACCGGCAGAACGAGAAGCGCCGGCTGCGTAACAAGTCGGTCAAGTCGTCGCTGAAGACCGCCATCCGCAAGTTCCACGAGGCCGCCGAGGCCGGCGACGTCGAGAAGGCCACAACTCTGATGCGAGACGCCTCCCGCAAGCTGGACAAGGCCGTCAGCAAGGGTGTGATCCACACCAACCAGGCCGCGAACCGCAAGTCCGCCATCGCCAAGCGCGTGGCGTCTTTCTCCGCCTGA
- the holA gene encoding DNA polymerase III subunit delta has protein sequence MGGVTAASLAPIVLVLGDEELLATRAVAEAVARARGEDPDVDVREYQAGSLTGGEIAEMLSPSLFGGRRLLVLRSGQDARKDLTSALLTYARNPDPDVHLVVLHLGGAKGKAFADGLKAAGATVVPAARLKGHRERVAFVRYEIRRSGGRCSDDAAEALIAAVGADLRELAAACSQLMADTDGKINPETVSRYYRGRVEVTGFTVADATMVGDVPAALEALRWALHVGVDPVPIADALADGVRTVARVASAGRGSPYQLASTLGMPAWKIERAQRQARGWTPEGLVDAMRAAAACNAAVKGGSDNRAYALERAVFSVATARQGGAR, from the coding sequence ATGGGCGGCGTGACCGCCGCCAGCCTCGCCCCCATTGTGCTCGTCCTCGGCGACGAGGAACTGCTCGCCACGCGAGCGGTCGCCGAGGCGGTCGCCCGCGCGCGTGGCGAGGATCCGGACGTGGACGTCCGCGAATACCAGGCCGGCTCGCTGACCGGGGGTGAGATCGCGGAGATGCTCAGCCCGTCGCTCTTCGGCGGGCGCCGGCTGCTCGTCCTCCGCTCGGGCCAGGACGCGCGCAAGGATCTGACGTCCGCGCTGCTGACGTACGCCAGGAATCCCGATCCGGATGTACACCTGGTCGTGCTGCACCTCGGTGGCGCCAAAGGCAAGGCGTTCGCTGACGGTCTGAAGGCAGCCGGCGCTACCGTCGTACCGGCGGCCAGACTGAAGGGGCATCGTGAACGGGTGGCGTTCGTCCGGTACGAGATCCGTCGGTCGGGCGGTCGGTGCTCCGACGACGCCGCCGAGGCGCTCATCGCGGCGGTCGGGGCTGATCTGCGCGAGCTGGCCGCTGCCTGCTCCCAGCTGATGGCCGACACCGACGGGAAGATCAACCCGGAGACGGTGTCGCGCTACTACCGGGGTCGGGTCGAGGTGACCGGCTTCACGGTCGCCGACGCCACGATGGTGGGCGACGTGCCGGCAGCGCTGGAGGCGCTCCGGTGGGCGCTGCACGTCGGCGTGGACCCGGTGCCGATCGCGGACGCCCTCGCCGACGGCGTACGCACCGTGGCGCGGGTCGCCTCCGCCGGGCGGGGGAGTCCGTACCAACTGGCGAGTACCCTCGGCATGCCGGCGTGGAAGATCGAACGCGCCCAGCGGCAGGCGCGCGGCTGGACGCCGGAGGGGCTGGTCGACGCCATGCGGGCGGCTGCCGCGTGCAACGCCGCGGTGAAGGGCGGCTCGGACAACCGGGCGTACGCCCTCGAGCGGGCCGTCTTCTCGGTCGCGACCGCGCGTCAGGGCGGCGCCCGGTGA